In Candidatus Micrarchaeia archaeon, one genomic interval encodes:
- a CDS encoding DEAD/DEAH box helicase: protein MLDEFSPIVFRQKAATPEYSEIPLGEVAKAVFSSRGIDKLYRHQAEGIALAREGKSIVVVAPTASGKSEIYMNEAIERALRGENTLIIYPTKALARDQMKRFEPLALYGITAEIYDGDTPDSKREKMRKNPPKIMITNFDMLHFILLNSAKFDSFFSKLSLIVVDELHTYSGVFGGHAGNIIWRLKRILAKKHSRKPQFICTSATIANAKSFAQLLFGEDFTEVSGGGAPAGNSSTCS from the coding sequence ATGCTCGACGAGTTCAGCCCGATTGTTTTCCGCCAGAAAGCCGCGACTCCGGAATATTCAGAAATCCCCCTGGGCGAAGTCGCGAAAGCCGTTTTCTCCTCGCGCGGAATAGACAAGCTGTACAGGCACCAGGCAGAGGGAATCGCGCTCGCGCGCGAAGGAAAAAGCATAGTTGTTGTTGCGCCAACAGCGAGCGGAAAAAGCGAAATCTACATGAACGAGGCGATAGAGCGCGCCCTCAGGGGCGAGAACACGCTCATAATATACCCCACAAAGGCGCTCGCGCGCGACCAGATGAAGCGCTTCGAGCCCCTTGCGCTCTACGGCATAACCGCAGAAATATACGATGGGGACACCCCTGACTCCAAAAGGGAGAAGATGCGCAAGAACCCGCCGAAAATAATGATAACGAATTTCGACATGCTCCACTTCATCCTGCTCAACAGCGCTAAATTCGATTCCTTCTTCTCAAAACTCTCTCTCATAGTGGTTGACGAACTCCACACCTATTCCGGAGTTTTCGGAGGCCACGCAGGGAACATAATCTGGCGCCTCAAGCGCATACTCGCCAAAAAGCATTCCAGGAAGCCGCAGTTCATCTGCACTTCAGCGACAATAGCGAACGCAAAATCATTCGCCCAGCTGCTTTTCGGTGAGGATTTCACAGAGGTCAGCGGGGGCGGCGCCCCTGCCGGGAATTCGAGCACATGCTCATAG